One genomic segment of Petrotoga sp. 9PWA.NaAc.5.4 includes these proteins:
- a CDS encoding extracellular solute-binding protein: MKKVLSFLLVVFLLFGTSLFSQPYKGTTIKVLVWDDALTIAVDSMIKDFENKTGIKVILERLPSGSMLEKTALSVSMNKTDYDLVAVDEPFIPQFGNLFIPYSDWPEGKVFEKIDLETDLISGVAEGSYWNGEYRGLPINGNVYVWMTRKDIVNNYKYKEEFHKQYGYELDIPKTFDQLLDISKFLSSKGIYGFAPFTKNAEGATCEAIFMFEAYGTNVLEKNGDSYKVVLDKEKAIQAMNMYKELCKYAPPGWQDMGHSERIAYFNQGKVFSMFQWPAMIPDHEDFEKSVAAGKIHYSAPPAGPAKKAAIRGTWMLGIPKASKNQAAAAEFAYWWSSYEAGKDLVKAGMTPARRDLLLAPEFVSEKPYFLGIFESMNYSVSRPRFEHYAEISDVIKVNWLAGVTGRLTPEVAIDNIIKGVNEVLVRYGY, from the coding sequence ATGAAAAAGGTATTATCTTTTTTGTTGGTAGTTTTTTTATTGTTTGGAACGTCTTTATTTTCTCAGCCTTACAAAGGAACTACAATAAAAGTATTAGTTTGGGACGATGCATTAACCATAGCCGTTGATTCAATGATTAAAGACTTTGAGAATAAGACAGGGATAAAAGTAATTTTGGAAAGATTACCAAGTGGTTCGATGCTTGAAAAAACTGCCTTATCTGTCTCTATGAATAAAACTGATTACGATTTAGTTGCTGTAGACGAACCTTTTATACCACAGTTTGGAAATCTTTTTATACCCTATTCAGACTGGCCAGAAGGTAAGGTTTTCGAAAAAATAGATCTTGAAACAGATTTGATTTCGGGAGTCGCAGAAGGCTCATATTGGAATGGTGAATATAGAGGACTTCCGATAAATGGCAATGTGTACGTTTGGATGACAAGAAAGGATATTGTAAATAATTACAAATATAAAGAAGAATTTCACAAACAATATGGATATGAATTAGATATACCCAAAACCTTTGACCAGTTATTAGATATTAGTAAATTCTTATCAAGTAAAGGGATATATGGTTTTGCTCCCTTCACGAAAAACGCTGAAGGAGCTACATGCGAAGCAATTTTTATGTTCGAAGCATACGGCACGAATGTATTAGAAAAAAATGGTGACAGTTACAAGGTTGTTTTAGACAAAGAAAAAGCTATTCAAGCAATGAATATGTACAAAGAGCTTTGTAAATATGCACCTCCTGGTTGGCAAGACATGGGACATTCAGAAAGGATAGCTTACTTTAATCAAGGAAAAGTTTTTTCTATGTTCCAATGGCCTGCTATGATTCCAGATCACGAAGATTTTGAAAAATCTGTTGCTGCGGGAAAAATACATTATAGTGCGCCTCCTGCCGGACCAGCAAAAAAAGCAGCCATAAGAGGAACATGGATGTTAGGAATACCAAAAGCATCTAAAAATCAAGCTGCTGCTGCAGAATTCGCTTATTGGTGGTCTTCTTATGAAGCTGGAAAAGATTTAGTAAAAGCTGGAATGACTCCTGCAAGAAGAGATCTTTTATTGGCTCCAGAATTTGTTTCTGAGAAACCTTATTTCTTGGGAATTTTTGAGTCAATGAATTATTCTGTTTCAAGGCCAAGATTCGAACATTATGCAGAAATATCTGATGTTATAAAAGTTAATTGGTTAGCAGGAGTAACTGGCAGACTTACACCGGAAGTAGCTATAGATAATATTATAAAAGGAGTCAACGAGGTGCTTGTAAGATATGGTTATTAA
- a CDS encoding transaldolase family protein: MKLFLDSAKIEEITYAIEKWGIEGVTSNPKHIKNSGKTMEYFMNEVKNIVEGTDITVSVEINPHLNNAEEMLKEAEKIAGISKNFVIKIPATEEGLYALKKLSGTEIKVNATLVFNSFQALQAARMGAYYISPFLGWREERGETNINYISDIVNAVHNYGFKSQVLVAAIRNAKQITEAINAKADILTAGFEVYKNAFGTPYTKMGLEIFSEAWDAIKKQGELK; this comes from the coding sequence ATGAAGTTATTCCTTGATAGCGCTAAAATAGAAGAGATAACCTATGCTATTGAAAAATGGGGAATAGAAGGAGTAACAAGTAATCCAAAGCACATAAAAAATTCAGGAAAAACTATGGAATATTTCATGAATGAAGTTAAAAACATTGTAGAAGGAACAGATATTACAGTAAGTGTAGAAATAAATCCACACCTAAATAATGCCGAAGAAATGCTAAAAGAAGCAGAAAAAATTGCGGGCATTTCAAAAAACTTTGTTATTAAAATACCTGCTACCGAAGAAGGGCTTTATGCTTTGAAAAAGTTGAGCGGAACCGAAATTAAAGTAAATGCTACTTTAGTTTTTAATTCGTTTCAGGCTTTACAAGCCGCTCGAATGGGAGCTTACTATATAAGTCCATTTTTAGGTTGGAGAGAAGAAAGAGGAGAAACAAATATAAACTATATTTCTGATATAGTTAACGCTGTTCACAATTATGGTTTTAAATCTCAAGTGTTAGTCGCAGCAATAAGGAATGCCAAACAGATAACGGAAGCTATCAATGCTAAAGCTGATATTTTAACCGCGGGATTTGAGGTATATAAAAATGCTTTCGGGACGCCTTACACTAAAATGGGATTAGAAATATTTAGTGAAGCTTGGGATGCAATAAAAAAACAGGGGGAATTAAAATGA
- a CDS encoding UxaA family hydrolase → MKEYRFLVHEEGDSVGVVTSDLKAGETIIGKNLEKDIEYEIKVLEEIPLGNKVALKDIKEGEEIIEYGEKIGVATKPIKKGERVHVHNIKSIRWGGKVNE, encoded by the coding sequence ATGAAAGAATATAGATTTTTAGTTCATGAAGAGGGAGATAGTGTTGGTGTAGTAACTAGTGATTTAAAAGCTGGTGAAACAATAATAGGAAAAAATTTAGAAAAAGATATAGAATATGAGATAAAAGTTTTAGAAGAAATTCCCTTAGGTAATAAAGTTGCGTTAAAAGATATAAAAGAGGGAGAAGAAATAATAGAATACGGTGAAAAAATTGGAGTAGCAACCAAACCAATTAAAAAAGGCGAAAGAGTTCATGTGCACAATATAAAAAGTATTAGGTGGGGAGGTAAAGTTAATGAATAA
- a CDS encoding UxaA family hydrolase, translating into MNNKILGYIRENGKVGVRNHVLIIPVDDISNSAAIAVENIIHGTIAIPHHYGRLQFGRDLDLFFKTMIGTGSNPNVAAVIVVGIEPNWTNRIAQGIAETGKPVEAFYIEKNGELKTIEKMARSALKLVEYATGLKKEWVDFSELTISLKCGESDTTSGLASNRTVGRFVERFLEANGTVLFGETTELTGAEHIIAQRFKKEEDRNKFLKMFNDYQELIKEQGVDLLGSQPTEGNIAGGLSTIEEKALGNIQKIGNARIDSALDYCEQPVGKGLHFMNTSSAAAEAVTLFAATGAVIHLFPTGQGNIIGNPIEPVLKITANPKTVNYMSEHIDLDVSGLLKLDGTLDDYADKLWNKIVETANGKFVKAEILKHREFVLTKLFPSA; encoded by the coding sequence ATGAATAATAAAATTTTGGGATACATTAGAGAAAATGGTAAAGTCGGTGTAAGAAATCATGTATTAATAATTCCTGTTGATGACATTTCTAATTCTGCAGCAATAGCAGTAGAAAATATAATACATGGAACAATAGCAATTCCTCATCATTACGGGAGACTTCAATTTGGAAGAGATTTAGATTTGTTCTTTAAAACTATGATTGGAACAGGAAGTAACCCAAATGTGGCAGCGGTGATAGTAGTAGGAATAGAACCAAATTGGACAAATAGAATTGCTCAAGGTATTGCTGAAACTGGCAAGCCGGTGGAAGCTTTTTATATAGAGAAAAATGGTGAATTAAAAACAATAGAAAAAATGGCAAGGTCAGCTTTGAAATTAGTAGAGTACGCAACAGGTTTAAAAAAAGAATGGGTTGATTTTTCTGAACTCACAATAAGTTTAAAATGTGGAGAATCTGACACAACCTCAGGCTTAGCTTCAAACAGAACTGTTGGTAGATTTGTTGAAAGATTTTTAGAAGCTAATGGAACAGTGCTTTTCGGAGAAACAACAGAATTAACAGGTGCTGAGCATATCATCGCCCAGCGTTTTAAAAAAGAAGAAGATAGAAATAAGTTCTTAAAAATGTTCAATGATTACCAAGAATTAATAAAAGAACAAGGTGTCGACTTATTAGGCTCACAACCTACCGAAGGTAATATTGCCGGTGGTTTAAGTACAATTGAAGAAAAAGCTCTCGGAAACATTCAAAAGATTGGAAATGCAAGAATTGATAGTGCTTTGGATTATTGTGAACAACCAGTTGGAAAAGGTTTGCATTTTATGAACACTTCTTCAGCCGCTGCTGAAGCTGTTACTTTATTTGCAGCTACAGGTGCGGTCATACATCTGTTTCCCACTGGCCAAGGAAACATTATTGGTAACCCTATTGAACCTGTTTTGAAAATAACAGCTAACCCTAAAACAGTAAATTATATGTCAGAACATATAGATTTGGATGTTTCTGGATTACTGAAGTTAGATGGTACTTTAGATGATTATGCCGATAAATTGTGGAATAAAATAGTTGAAACAGCAAATGGGAAGTTTGTAAAAGCTGAGATACTAAAACATAGAGAATTTGTTTTAACAAAATTATTTCCAAGTGCGTGA
- the larA gene encoding nickel-dependent lactate racemase has translation MRQIKIPYGKSEIALKIKNEIVDIIEKKEKRNKKLSQKEIKDKIKEFIKILSLEEKKNIAIAIPDITRPKIPEEFLRLILENLLNNFQGNIKIFVGTGLHSFKTSDINLLIPKEFKNNQRLKVYFHNAKSENNVYIGKTKRDTPVFIEKEYYTSDLKIVIGVVEPHQFAGFSGGAKGAVIGLGGEQTISKNHSLILDFNSKIGKIVDNPLREDIDEAGKIIGVDFLINIIMNNNNEIMELFCGQHPYSHREAVKYIENFIGVPIEKKYDLVIASPGGFPRDIDLYQAQKALTTAHFFCKNKGSILLVAECSRGIGEKSFLDLIKRFKSPELLVKNFDFDNFKVGPHKALIFAKLALNNELFLYSENVRDELKGTFITPIKDLKRFIEDFGEDKEICILPKAIQILPLEGGSN, from the coding sequence ATGAGACAAATAAAAATTCCGTATGGCAAAAGTGAGATAGCATTGAAGATCAAAAATGAAATAGTTGATATAATAGAAAAAAAAGAAAAAAGAAACAAAAAATTAAGCCAAAAAGAAATAAAAGACAAAATAAAAGAATTTATAAAAATTCTCTCGTTAGAAGAAAAAAAGAATATAGCAATTGCTATACCTGATATTACAAGGCCAAAAATTCCCGAAGAATTTTTAAGGCTTATCTTAGAAAATTTGTTAAACAATTTCCAGGGGAACATAAAAATTTTTGTAGGGACAGGTTTACACAGTTTTAAAACGTCTGATATAAATTTACTTATACCAAAAGAGTTTAAAAATAATCAAAGGCTTAAAGTGTATTTCCATAATGCAAAATCTGAAAATAATGTCTATATTGGAAAAACAAAAAGAGATACTCCAGTATTTATAGAAAAAGAGTACTATACAAGTGATTTAAAAATTGTAATAGGGGTAGTTGAACCTCATCAATTTGCAGGATTTTCAGGAGGAGCTAAAGGAGCGGTTATAGGGTTAGGTGGAGAGCAAACTATATCAAAAAATCATTCTCTAATTCTCGATTTTAATTCTAAAATAGGTAAAATAGTAGATAATCCTTTGCGAGAAGATATTGACGAAGCAGGAAAAATTATAGGAGTAGATTTTTTAATAAATATAATTATGAATAATAACAATGAAATCATGGAATTATTTTGTGGTCAGCATCCCTATTCACATAGAGAAGCTGTAAAATATATTGAAAATTTTATAGGAGTACCTATAGAGAAAAAATATGACTTGGTTATCGCTTCTCCGGGAGGATTTCCAAGAGATATAGATCTTTACCAAGCTCAGAAGGCTTTGACTACAGCTCATTTTTTTTGTAAAAACAAAGGTTCAATATTACTCGTTGCAGAATGCAGCAGGGGAATAGGAGAGAAAAGCTTTTTAGATCTTATCAAAAGATTTAAATCTCCAGAGTTACTTGTAAAAAACTTTGATTTTGATAACTTTAAAGTTGGTCCTCACAAAGCTTTAATATTTGCTAAGTTAGCTTTAAATAATGAATTGTTTCTATATTCAGAAAATGTAAGAGATGAACTTAAAGGTACCTTTATAACTCCAATAAAAGATTTAAAAAGATTTATTGAAGATTTTGGCGAAGATAAAGAAATCTGTATTTTGCCCAAAGCGATTCAGATATTACCTTTGGAAGGAGGAAGTAATTGA
- a CDS encoding aldehyde dehydrogenase family protein, translating to MEMIVGGKKVSKAKTLKVYNPYSGEIVDDVPDGDINDVENAINSAIEGKKIMKDLPLHKRVEILENVSTLLLEREKELSETIVKEVGKTIKEAKNEVIRTSELFRYAAEEAKRIHGETLPFSSLKGSEHKRGYYVLEPIGIVGAITPFNVPLSLAAHKVAPAIAAGNAVILKPATQTPLNALILGELLLEAGMPEKALSVLTGRGSIVGNAIVKDPRIRFLSFTGSVETGEYICQNAGMKKIGLELGSNSALIVMDSADLDKATQATVDGGFSLAGQVCISVQRVFIQEKVYEEFINKLVEKTKRIILGDPMDEKTTMGPVIDEQNAQRIVEWIQEAEVKGGKIVTGGKRNYTLIEPTIVIDTPLETKIMQNELFGPAVALRKIKSLQEAIDLTNRSIYGLQAGVFTEKISEAFKAAEEIEAGGVMINEGPRYRADFMPYGGYKKSGIGREGIKFAIEEMSEMKVICFDLKE from the coding sequence ATGGAAATGATTGTTGGTGGAAAAAAAGTAAGCAAAGCAAAAACCTTAAAAGTTTACAATCCATATAGTGGAGAAATAGTTGATGATGTCCCTGATGGTGACATTAACGATGTAGAAAATGCAATTAATTCAGCCATAGAGGGTAAAAAGATAATGAAAGATCTTCCTTTGCATAAGAGAGTAGAAATTTTAGAAAACGTATCTACTTTGCTTTTAGAAAGAGAAAAAGAATTATCGGAAACAATAGTAAAAGAAGTTGGAAAAACAATAAAAGAAGCTAAAAATGAAGTTATAAGAACTTCTGAATTGTTTAGGTACGCTGCAGAAGAGGCAAAAAGAATTCATGGAGAAACACTTCCCTTTTCTTCTTTAAAAGGCTCGGAACATAAAAGAGGATACTATGTGTTGGAGCCTATTGGCATAGTAGGTGCAATAACTCCCTTCAATGTTCCACTTTCTTTAGCCGCGCACAAAGTTGCTCCAGCGATAGCTGCTGGTAACGCTGTAATCTTAAAACCGGCTACTCAAACACCTCTTAACGCCCTAATATTAGGAGAATTACTATTAGAAGCAGGAATGCCAGAAAAAGCTTTAAGTGTTCTAACAGGTAGAGGTAGTATTGTTGGGAATGCAATAGTAAAAGATCCACGGATAAGATTTTTAAGTTTTACAGGAAGTGTCGAAACGGGAGAATACATATGTCAAAATGCTGGAATGAAAAAGATAGGACTGGAATTAGGTTCTAATTCTGCTTTAATTGTTATGGATTCTGCAGACTTAGACAAGGCTACTCAAGCAACTGTAGATGGGGGTTTTTCTCTTGCGGGACAAGTGTGCATCTCAGTTCAAAGAGTTTTTATACAAGAAAAAGTATACGAAGAGTTTATAAACAAACTTGTTGAAAAAACAAAAAGGATCATATTAGGAGATCCTATGGATGAAAAAACAACAATGGGACCTGTAATAGATGAACAAAATGCTCAAAGAATTGTGGAATGGATTCAAGAAGCAGAAGTCAAAGGTGGGAAAATTGTAACTGGTGGTAAAAGAAATTATACTTTGATAGAACCAACAATAGTTATAGATACACCTTTAGAAACAAAAATTATGCAAAATGAACTTTTTGGACCAGCTGTTGCTCTTCGAAAAATTAAATCATTACAAGAAGCAATAGACCTAACAAATCGAAGTATTTATGGACTCCAAGCAGGTGTATTTACAGAGAAAATAAGTGAAGCTTTCAAAGCTGCAGAAGAAATTGAAGCAGGTGGAGTTATGATAAATGAAGGGCCAAGATATAGAGCTGATTTTATGCCTTACGGAGGATACAAAAAGAGTGGAATTGGAAGAGAAGGAATAAAATTTGCTATTGAAGAAATGTCTGAAATGAAAGTAATTTGTTTTGATCTAAAGGAGTGA
- a CDS encoding L-fucose/L-arabinose isomerase family protein, whose product MKENINLGMIGFVRNTYDVSKGQEIYDEELGKLKNRIENINLFGWNKVVEYPQELDEAIKYFKKSDLDAIILMSSTFHLGQLAIMTAKSLNIPMLIWALPEPPYDGGRVRLNSLVGAHLDCSNLYKSGFDNFEFLYGQMSDNNFYNKINVWIDTVRIVKKLKNIKIGLIGNHAQGFYNIDVYEPEIVKEFGAEIEYVPLNTVFSIKAKSEDIKNEMDEIKRIYNFGENMTEDRLEKVANLSLSLKNLENQNKFNVMAIRCWPEFGNTYGISPCASMSYFMGEHIPVACEGDIEGALGMSAYKAIGCDQIFLADISQIFEEESSLLLWHCGVAPYNLWDEKSEKTLDKYFAGGRGVTAGFVLKPGPVTISRIDYARGKFRLLVVEGEAIPTRKNLKGTFVKVKIPNAKIFTENIISKGFSHHVVLGYGNYVQILKNFAKIKHWEVFE is encoded by the coding sequence GTGAAAGAAAATATAAATTTGGGAATGATCGGTTTTGTAAGAAACACTTACGATGTTTCAAAAGGTCAAGAAATTTACGATGAAGAATTGGGTAAACTTAAAAATCGGATCGAGAACATAAACCTTTTTGGTTGGAATAAAGTTGTTGAGTATCCTCAAGAGTTAGACGAAGCCATTAAATACTTTAAAAAAAGTGATTTAGATGCAATTATCTTAATGAGCTCTACCTTTCATTTAGGGCAATTAGCTATTATGACAGCAAAAAGTTTAAACATTCCGATGTTAATTTGGGCGCTACCAGAACCACCGTATGATGGAGGAAGGGTTAGACTTAATTCTTTAGTAGGAGCACATTTAGATTGTTCTAATCTTTATAAATCAGGTTTTGATAACTTCGAATTTTTATATGGACAAATGTCTGACAATAATTTTTATAATAAAATAAACGTCTGGATAGATACTGTTAGAATAGTTAAAAAGTTGAAAAATATTAAAATAGGTTTAATAGGGAATCATGCTCAAGGTTTTTATAACATTGATGTATACGAACCTGAAATAGTAAAAGAATTTGGTGCAGAAATAGAATATGTACCTTTAAACACTGTATTTTCAATTAAAGCAAAAAGTGAAGACATTAAAAATGAAATGGATGAAATCAAACGTATCTATAATTTTGGAGAAAATATGACAGAAGATAGATTAGAAAAAGTTGCAAATCTTTCTTTGTCTTTAAAAAATTTAGAAAATCAAAATAAATTCAATGTCATGGCTATAAGATGTTGGCCAGAATTTGGTAATACTTATGGAATTTCTCCTTGTGCTTCTATGTCTTACTTTATGGGTGAACATATTCCCGTTGCATGTGAAGGTGATATAGAGGGAGCTTTAGGAATGTCGGCATACAAAGCAATTGGTTGTGATCAAATATTTTTAGCAGATATTAGTCAAATCTTTGAGGAAGAAAGCAGCTTATTATTATGGCATTGTGGTGTTGCACCATATAATTTATGGGATGAAAAATCAGAAAAAACTTTGGATAAATATTTTGCAGGAGGGCGTGGAGTTACTGCAGGCTTTGTATTAAAACCAGGACCAGTAACTATTTCAAGAATAGACTATGCAAGAGGGAAATTTAGATTATTAGTTGTAGAAGGAGAAGCGATACCTACAAGGAAAAACTTAAAAGGTACTTTCGTGAAAGTAAAAATTCCTAATGCAAAAATTTTTACTGAAAACATTATTTCCAAAGGTTTTTCACATCATGTAGTATTAGGATATGGAAACTATGTACAGATTTTAAAAAACTTTGCAAAAATTAAACATTGGGAAGTTTTCGAATAA
- a CDS encoding alpha-glucosidase, protein MNIISERGSFKIFIKDFELFNSNQIFYGSGYPKIRENHGHFKIHEKKVIKETESTNIKILNSEESSVAIKIEIPQKFNRIMIKINAFELEQIFGGGEQYTHVNLKGKKFPIWVQEQGVGRGHDLISLATKIKGISGSWYSTYFPSPIFLSTMGYALIFETYSPLIVDLKRKISLFEIWDNQVKIIIMQGESIRELRQKIKSHFNLLHTLPDWIHGTIIASQGGTEILSKKVDLLTQKEVPLSAVWCQDWSGTNRTSFGRQVYWNWEYDNNSYKNLPQKIQELNTQGIKFLSYINPFLIEGSRLFNIAKEKNYFVKNSQGEIYKIYVTTFPAGLIDLTNKDAYNWYKEIIKNNMINIGTSGWMADFGEYLPIDAVLFSKGDSIKYHNKYSVDWAKLNYEAIVESKKEDIIFFMRSGYLDSVSYCPVYWAGDQNVNWSKSDGIASIIPAGLSSGLGGVDFFHWDAGGYTSLLWMKRTPELFMRWIELSAFSLIMRTHESNRPDRNIQFDSNEKIFKHFIWMSKVHYSLKNYLKYQIKESLEQKLPVMRPLSLNYPEDIKSYTQLYQYMLGRDLLIAPILSKKKNERQVYLPPDNWVYLWNHKKYSGNKYIKVKATIGYIPVFIKESSPYVDQIIFEIEQLREKLNIDTEIFC, encoded by the coding sequence ATGAACATAATATCAGAAAGGGGTTCTTTCAAAATTTTTATTAAAGATTTTGAATTATTTAATTCAAACCAAATTTTTTATGGTAGCGGATACCCTAAAATAAGAGAAAACCATGGACACTTCAAAATACACGAGAAAAAGGTTATAAAAGAGACTGAAAGTACGAACATAAAAATATTAAATTCAGAAGAATCTTCAGTCGCAATAAAAATAGAAATTCCTCAAAAATTCAACAGAATAATGATCAAAATTAATGCTTTTGAGTTAGAGCAAATTTTTGGAGGAGGAGAGCAATATACCCATGTCAATTTGAAAGGGAAAAAATTCCCTATTTGGGTTCAAGAACAAGGTGTCGGAAGAGGTCATGATTTAATTTCATTGGCAACTAAAATAAAGGGTATTAGTGGAAGTTGGTATAGTACTTATTTCCCTTCACCTATTTTTCTATCGACTATGGGGTATGCCTTAATCTTTGAAACATATTCTCCCCTAATAGTAGACTTAAAAAGAAAAATATCACTCTTTGAAATTTGGGACAATCAAGTAAAGATCATAATAATGCAGGGAGAAAGTATTAGGGAATTACGCCAAAAAATAAAATCTCATTTCAATTTGTTACATACATTACCTGATTGGATTCATGGAACAATTATCGCTTCTCAAGGAGGTACAGAAATTTTATCAAAGAAAGTTGACTTACTGACACAAAAAGAAGTTCCACTTAGTGCTGTTTGGTGTCAAGATTGGTCAGGAACTAATAGAACATCTTTTGGGAGACAAGTTTATTGGAATTGGGAATATGACAATAACTCTTATAAAAACTTACCTCAAAAAATTCAAGAATTAAATACTCAAGGTATTAAGTTTCTTTCTTACATAAATCCTTTTCTCATCGAGGGAAGTAGATTATTTAACATTGCGAAAGAAAAAAACTACTTTGTAAAAAATTCTCAAGGGGAGATTTATAAGATTTATGTTACAACTTTTCCTGCCGGACTTATAGATTTAACTAACAAAGATGCTTATAATTGGTACAAAGAAATCATTAAAAACAATATGATAAACATAGGTACCTCAGGGTGGATGGCTGATTTTGGTGAATATTTACCAATCGATGCAGTTTTATTTTCTAAAGGAGATTCTATTAAATACCATAATAAATATTCCGTTGATTGGGCTAAACTAAATTATGAAGCCATTGTAGAATCTAAAAAAGAGGATATTATTTTCTTTATGAGATCTGGATATTTAGATTCAGTCTCATATTGTCCAGTGTATTGGGCAGGAGATCAAAACGTTAATTGGAGTAAAAGTGATGGAATCGCTTCTATTATTCCAGCAGGTTTAAGCTCTGGGCTTGGAGGTGTAGATTTTTTTCATTGGGATGCTGGAGGATATACCTCTTTATTGTGGATGAAAAGAACACCCGAACTATTTATGCGTTGGATAGAATTAAGTGCATTTTCTTTAATTATGCGAACACACGAAAGTAATAGACCAGATAGAAATATTCAGTTCGATTCCAACGAAAAAATTTTTAAACATTTTATTTGGATGTCAAAAGTTCATTATTCTTTAAAAAATTATTTAAAATACCAAATTAAAGAAAGTTTAGAGCAAAAATTGCCTGTTATGAGGCCTCTATCTCTCAATTATCCAGAAGATATAAAAAGCTATACGCAACTTTATCAATACATGTTAGGTAGAGACTTATTAATAGCGCCTATTTTATCTAAGAAGAAAAATGAGCGACAAGTTTACTTACCACCTGATAACTGGGTGTATCTGTGGAACCATAAAAAATATTCAGGCAATAAATATATTAAAGTAAAAGCTACTATAGGATACATTCCAGTTTTTATCAAAGAAAGTTCTCCTTATGTTGATCAGATAATTTTTGAAATTGAACAATTAAGAGAAAAACTTAATATAGATACCGAAATTTTTTGTTAA